The sequence below is a genomic window from Sorangiineae bacterium MSr12523.
CGCCTCCAGCGCGCGCGCCACGTCGGTCATCCATCGAATGCGCGTTTCGATGGGCGGCTCCGGCGCGCCAATGAGGTCGCGCAGCACTTTGCCCTGCACGTACTCCATCGCAATGAATGGAATGCAGTCGCGCTCCCCCACGTCGTGGATGGCGACGACATTCGGATGGCTCAGCGCCGCGGCGGCACGTGCCTCCCGGAGAATCCGCTCCGCCGGCTCGGATGCATACCGGTCGCGGCGCAGCATCTTGAGAGCCACGCGCCGTTGCAAACGCACATCGAAGGCACGGAACAGCTCCCCCATTCCCCCGGTGGCAATGCGCAATTCGAGCCGGTAGCGCTCTGCGAAGAGCATCCCCATTCGGACGGACGCAACGGCATCTTGCGTCTCGGGCGCCTCGCGGCTTTGGGGTGCTTCGTCGCGCATCGGGCCGGGTCCAAAAGATGAAGCGTACCGATCGCTCTACCATTCGGCAAGACGCACACGGCTCCGCCACAATCGTGCAGTGCAACCTGGAGTTGCTCGAGGAGCGGAATGGCTGCTCCGTTCAAGGTTGGCGCGCGCGAGCCAATTTGGCGCGATAGATACCAAACATCGCCACACTCGCCACGAGAAAGGCAATTCCCATGGGCAGAAGAAGCGGTGCGATCGAGCGCGCCGCCGTGCTGCCAAACCCCAAAAAGGCCAGATAGCCCGCCAGGCAAAGCGGGCACTTCGGCGCAATCATGGCAAGGAGGCCCGTCGCGAACGCCGCACGCGATCCGGCCTTGCAAGCGCACTTGGCATTCATCGCTCGTACCGATCCCGATAGCGCAGCCACGACATGGCGCCGTCCGTTTCCTCGTCACGACCTTTGGGGACGAGGTCCAAATAGTGGTAGGCGGTATTCATCATATCGATTCCGCGTGAATACGTGGAATACGTGTGAAAGACGGCATCTGTCGCGTCTGTCGCGTCCTTGTAGAAGACGCTGATCCCCGGCATATCGACGCCGTACGCGCGATGGGTGTCGTTGTAATTGTACTTGAAGTGGCCTCTTGCCACGTCCTCGGGGGAGAACGAAACGGCATAATCTTGGTTGAAGGTGTTGCCTCCGGAGGAAACCCACTCGAAGCTCCACCCGAGCTGATTTCGGAAGGCGAGGAGCTTGGCCAGCGGTGCTCGCGAGATGGCCACGAAGCGGACGTCGCGGTGCTCCAGGTGCGTGACGATGCCGTTGAAGTTGTCCGCCCAGAAGGAGCAGTTCGGGCACCCTCGTTCGGCCTCCGGCCGGAACATGAAATGGTAGACCACGAGCTGGCTCTTTCCCCCGAAGAGATCGGCCAGCGTCTCCGGCCCGTCGGGACCCTCGAAGACGTAGTTGGTCTCCACACGCTCCCAGGGAAGCTGCCGCCGCGTTGCACTCAGCTCGTCGCGCAGCCGCGTGAACTCCTTTTCCTTCGCCAAAAGCGCTTTGCGCGCCTTCTGCCATTCATCTCGCGATACGATTTCGTGTTGGTCGATGTCCATGCGAAAGGCTTAGCGTCGTGAGCTCGAAGGAGGGAGTTACAAGGGTGGCGGGATTCCGATGGACTCGTTGATCACGGCGGCGGCGCTGGCGCTTTCGGCGGGCGATGCGCTCGGTGCATTGCAGCGCGTCGCCCTGCGGGACGATCCGCCCGCCCTGGCGCTGCGGGGCATTGCGATGGCGCAACTCGGCGAGCTCGCGCGCGCCAAGGAGCTCTTGCGCAAAGCGGCCCGCGGCTTCGGCCCGCGGGAGGCCGTGGCGCGGGCGCGCTGCGTGGTCGCCGAGGCTGAAATTGCGCTCGCCTCGCGCGATCTCGTGCGCTCGCCGGCCACATTGCGCGAGGCACGGGCCACCTTGGAAGCACACGGAGACCGCATCAACGCCGCGCATGCGCGGCAGCTCGAGGTGCGTTGGCTCCTGCTCACCGGGCACGTGGACGAGGCCGCGCGCGCTCTCGAAGCCATCGCGCCACCGGGCTTGCCCCCTGCGATGGGCGCCGTTCACGAGCTCTTGGCCGCCGACATCGCCATGCGCCGCCTGCGGGCCAAGGACCTGCGCGCCGCACTCGAGCGGGCCCGAACCGCAGCGACGCGCGCGCGCATTCCGTCGCTCCTCGCGGAAACGGAAAAGGCTTTTCGCATTCTCGACCAGCCCGTGGCGCGCCTTTTCACGCGGCGCGGGCCACGCGTGGCATCGTTTGCGGAAGTGGAGGCCGTCCTCGCGTCGAAGGCACTCGTGATCGATGCGTGGCGCCATGCCGTTCGGCAAGGCCGCACGGTGGTCGAGCTCGCGCGCCGCCCGGTGCTGTTCGGCATTGCGCGCGCTTTGGCGGAGGCGTGGCCCGACGACGTGGCGCGCGAGGATCTGCTGTCGCGCGTGTTCGGAGCAAAGCGCCCCAACGAGTCGCATCGGGTGCGCCTCCGGGTCGAAATGGGCCGCTTGCGCCGCCTGCTCGCGGAGCTCGCCGAGGTTCGCGCCACGGCGCGCGGGTTCGGGCTCTCGCCGCAGCAACCGACGCGCGAGGTGGTCGTCCTGGCGCGTGATACCGATGGAGACGACACCGTCGTGCTGGCGCTGCTTTCCGATGGTGAATCGTGGTCGACCTCGTCGCTCGCGCTCGCGCTGGGAACGAGTCAGCGCACCGTGCAGCGTGCCCTGGGCACGTTGGCGGCCGCCGGAAAGGTGCAATCGCTGGGAAGCGCGCGGGCCCGCCGCTGGACGGCGTCTCCCCTCGCCGGGATTGCCGGATTCACGCCGCCCTTGTTACTCCCCGTTCGTTTGCCCATCGATTAAGACTATTCTCATGAAACGACAAACTGCAGAAATCGTCCGCGAGTATGGCCCTTTCGAGGGCTCCCCCAAAGTGCACGGCGTCACCTTCGACGGAGAACGCGTCTGGTTTGCCGCCGGCGACAAAGTGACCGCCTTCGACCCGCAAACTGGACGCGAAGAGCGGTCCATCGGCGTTCCCGGCAGCGCAGGGACCGCCTTCGATGGACGGCACCTTTATCAGATTGCCGAAGACCGCATTCACAAGATCGATCCCAAAACGGGTAACGTCCTTTCGAGCATTCCCGCCCCCGGCGGCGGTGGCGACTCGGGGCTCGCCTGGGCCGAGGGCACACTCTGGGTCGGCGAATACCGCGCGCGCAAGATCCATCGCGTCGACCCGGAGACGGGCAAAGTCCTCCGCACCATCACGTCCGATCGCTTCGTCACCGGCGTCACCTGGGTCGATCACGATTTGTGGCACGGCACCTGGGAAGGCGACGAAAGCGACATTCGCCGCATCGACCCCGAGACCGGCGAGGTGCTCGAGCGCCTCGACATGCCGCAAGGCACCGGGGTCTCGGGCCTGGAGTCCAACGGGGCCGATATGTTCTACGCCGGGGGCGGCGCCGCAGGAAAAGTGCGCGCGATCAAACGCCGCCGCCAAAATGGCTGAAGGCCCAGAACAGCGTCCCGGAGAGCGCAATCGAGATGGGCAGGGTCAGCACCCAGGCCATGAGGAGATTGCGAACCGTGGAAAGCTGCAAACCGGATTTGTTCGCGGTCATGGTGCCCGCCACGCCCGACGAAAGCACGTGGGTGGTGCTCACCGGGAGCCCGAACATGTCGGCCGCACCGATGGTGGCCATGGCCACCAATTCCGCCGACGCGCCCTGGGCATAGGTGAGATGGTCTTTGCCGATCTTCTCCCCCACTGTCACGACGATGCGCTTCCACCCGACCATGGTCCCGAGACCGAGGGCCATCGCCACCGCGACCTTGACCCAGGTTGGAATGAACTTCGTCGCATCGTCGATATGCTTCTTGTAGTTCTTTAGAACGGCGCGATCGCGCGCAGTGATTACGGGCTGCCCATTCTTCTCGAAAAGGCGCAGCGCCTCGCTCACCAGGTACATGTCATTGCGGAAGTTGCGCGTCTTGTCGGCGGGTACCTTTGCCAATTCTTGAAAGACGGCCATGTCCGACGAGATATCGCCCACCAGCTTTTGCGTCGCCGAAATGGTGGTGGGGCCGAGCTTGCGCGTGCGAATGTAACTGGCCACTTCACCGCGCGCATCGTCGACGGCGGCATCGACCGGCGCATAGTGCTGCAGGGTTTCGACGGCCTGGTGCGAGACGGCGATGAAGTCCTGCGTGTGGCTCGCGGGAATGGCATGGTTCAAGGCGTACGCGGTGGGCACCGTGCCGATGAGGATCAACATGATGAGCCCCATGCCCTTTTGCCCATCGTTCGAGCCGTGAGCGAAACTCACGCCGGTGCATGTGAAAAGGAGCAAGGCGCGGATCCAAAACGGCGGAGGCTTGGTGCCTTCGGGGGCCTCGTAGAGGCGGCGATTCTTGACGAGGACCTTCATCAGAACGAGCAGCCCGGCGGCACATGCAAAGCCGACGAGGGGCGAGATGAGCAGCGATTGCCCGATGTTCTTCGCCTGCCCCCAATCGACACCGCTGGTGCCGCTCCGATGGCCCATGAGCTGATTGGCCACGCCCACGCCGATGATCGATCCAATGAGCGTGTGCGAGCTCGACGAGGGCAGGCCGAAATACCACGTACCGAGATTCCAAAGAATGGCGGCCGCAAGAAGCGCAAACACCATGGCAAAGCCCGCGCCACTGCCGACTTGGAGAATGAGCTCGACGGGCAAGAGCGAAATGATGCCAAAGGCCACCACGCCGCTCGAGACGAGCACCCCAATGAAGTTCCAAACGCCGGACCAGATCACGGCCGCGTGCGGGGGCAAGGTATGCGTGTAGATGACCGTCGCCACCGCATTGGCGGTATCGTGAAAGCCATTCACGAATTCGAAACCGAGCGCAATCAAGAGCGCGATGCCCAGGAATACGAAGGAAACGATGGACGACGATCGTACCCCCGCGAGATCGCCGACCAGCTGCGCGAGCACGTAGGTGGCCCCGCCCACGAGGGCCACGGCAAAGCCGATGGCGCCGGCCCTGCCGGGGCCTTTCGAGACCTTCAACTTCGATTCGAGTGTCGAGTCGACGAATTCTTCCGGTGCCGAAACGGCCATGACGTGCCTCCCAATCGCGAAGGGCGGAGCATGGCGCGCATTCGCCGCAGTGCGCGGTGGCAAGTGTGTGAACTCTGCACCACCTCGAGGCCGCTTGGGCGTAAGAATGGGACATGAAGCTCGAGATACGTCCCGTGACACCGGATTTGTGGCCTGCCCTGGAAGATCTCTTCGGAAAGAGCGGCGCCTCGAATGGTTGCTGGTGCATGTATTGGCGCATCGGCAGCCTCTATCGGCAGAGGCCGCGCGAGGAGAACAAGAAGGCGCTTCGGCAAATCGTGAAGCGCGGGCCACCGCCGGGGCTCCTTGCCTTCGACGGCGAGACGGCCGTGGGCTGGTGCCAAATCACGTCGCGGGACGATCTACCGTGGCTCGATCGCGGGCAGTTCGCGCGGGTGGACGAGATGCCCGTCTGGGCCATTTCCTGCTTTTACATCCGCCGTGGCTACCGCAAACGCGGCGTGACGGGCCTGCTCATCGAAGCGGCGCTCGAGGCGGCGAAGGCCGCGGGCGCGCCCGCCGTCGAGGCTTACCCTTGGGATGCCTCGAAGTCGACGCAGTCCGATCCTTTCACCGGGTTCATGTCGACCTTCGAGCGATTCGGCTTTCGAGAGGTCGCGCGGCGCAAACCGGCGCGGCCGGTCATGCGCTACGATTTTCGCTTGCGCGGGCGCAAGCCGTCGAACATCAGCGACGTGTAGCGCCGGGCCAGCGTCTCCGGCGACGAGACATCGAGCCCGACCCATTGGGCCAGGCCGTCGAGCACCAACACCGCGAGGCCATGAATGGACGACCATGCCACCATGGCCAGCTCCTGAGGATCGCCCGCCGCCACCTTTCCTTCCCGCTGCGCCGATGCAATGGCATTGACGGCGATGGCGAAGACAGCCGCTTCCGCCGCGCGGATGGCCTCCGTGTGGGCGGCCTTTCCCGCGGCCTCCACGCCAAACATCACGCGAAATTGCCCGGGGTGTGAAAAGGCGAAGGTGAAATACGCCACGCCGAGGGCCTGAAAGCGCGCCAGCGGATCGTCGCCCGCATTGGCCTGCGCCTCCATGGTGCGCTCGAGAAGCTCGCGAAAGCCTTCTTCGGCAACGGCGGCCACCAAGGCCTCGCGGTTTTCGAAATGCCGGTAGGGGGCGCCATGCGTGAGCCCCGCCCTCCGCGCCGCCTCGCGCAAGCCAATGGCACCTACGCCGTCTTCCTCGGCAATTTCGATTGCGGCCTGAAGCAGAGCTGCACGGGTTCGTTCCATGAGTTTACACTGTCTACTTTCGGTGTATACTGTATCGCACTTTGATCGACATCGCGTGGAAATTATCCCGAAAACCTGCAGATGACACTGTCATCAACGGGCACATCGTCGACCGCTTGTATGCGCGGTTCGGACGGCGCCGCGCGGGCCTCTTTGCGCACGGCTGGGGCGACGACGCCGTCCTCGCGCGGCTGACCAGTGCCGAGGTGTTTCGCCCCTCGCCGGTGAAGCTCGCGATCACCTGGGAGGGTGACGCAGGTCATTTCGAGTCGCCGCTCGCCCATGCATTGCCGGAGGCGGTGCGCACGGCCCGGGTACGCCGGGTGGGCTCCACGGGTTCGAAGAGGCGGACGGCGTGCGTCCTCCTGGCGGGCTCACGCGAGGAAGGCTTCGCGCTGCGCGAGTCCATTTATGGTCCCCTTACGGCGGACGGCATCGATCTGGTGCTGCTCGAGAATCCCTTTTACGGATTGCGCCGCCCGCCGGGGCAAGATGGCGCAAACCTGCGGACGGTGGCGGAGCACGCGCTCATGAACATTGCCATCGTCGCCGAGGCGCATGCCCTGCTCGAAGCGCTCCGCGCCGAGGGTTACGAGCGGCTCGGCATCGCGGGCTACAGCATGGGCGGTTACATGGCCGCGCTCACGGCGGTGTTCACGGAGGCTCCTCTGGCCGTGGCCGCACTGGCCGCCGGCTCATCGCCAGCGCCGGTGTTCACCCGCGGTGGGTTGTCGCACTCCATCGACTTCGCGAGGCTCGGCGCATCCATGCTGGACGACGCCGCCGCGCGAAAAAAGCTATTCGCGCTGTTCGATATGGCCCGCATCACCCAATGGCCTGCCCCCGTGCACGCGGAGAGCACCATCTTGCTGGCCTGCCGGCGCGACGGGTACGTCCCCGCCAGCGAGACGCGGGCGCTTCATGCCCACTGGCCCAAGAGCGTGCTTCGCTGGGTCGACGCCGGGCACATTTCCGCCTTGTTCACCGAGCGGCGAGCCCTTCGCGCCGCCGTCCGCGACGCATTCGCACGCCTACCCAACGACACGAGGAGCACTGCCACATGACGAGCACACAAAGCGTATTTCGCGACGGACTGTTGGCCGGCCAATCGGCCTTCATCACCGGCGGCACCAGCGGCATCAACCTCGGCATTGCATGTCGATTCGCCGAGGCCGGTGCCAATGTCACCATCCTGGGGCGCAACCCGGAAAAGGCCGCACAGGCCGCCGAGGAAGTGCGCGCCTTCGGCTCGAAGGTGCTCGCCGTCACGGCGGACGTCCGTGATTACGCCGCCCTGGAAGGCGCCATCCGCACCAGCGTGGAAGCACAT
It includes:
- a CDS encoding DUF899 domain-containing protein, whose amino-acid sequence is MDIDQHEIVSRDEWQKARKALLAKEKEFTRLRDELSATRRQLPWERVETNYVFEGPDGPETLADLFGGKSQLVVYHFMFRPEAERGCPNCSFWADNFNGIVTHLEHRDVRFVAISRAPLAKLLAFRNQLGWSFEWVSSGGNTFNQDYAVSFSPEDVARGHFKYNYNDTHRAYGVDMPGISVFYKDATDATDAVFHTYSTYSRGIDMMNTAYHYLDLVPKGRDEETDGAMSWLRYRDRYER
- a CDS encoding helix-turn-helix domain-containing protein; amino-acid sequence: MDSLITAAALALSAGDALGALQRVALRDDPPALALRGIAMAQLGELARAKELLRKAARGFGPREAVARARCVVAEAEIALASRDLVRSPATLREARATLEAHGDRINAAHARQLEVRWLLLTGHVDEAARALEAIAPPGLPPAMGAVHELLAADIAMRRLRAKDLRAALERARTAATRARIPSLLAETEKAFRILDQPVARLFTRRGPRVASFAEVEAVLASKALVIDAWRHAVRQGRTVVELARRPVLFGIARALAEAWPDDVAREDLLSRVFGAKRPNESHRVRLRVEMGRLRRLLAELAEVRATARGFGLSPQQPTREVVVLARDTDGDDTVVLALLSDGESWSTSSLALALGTSQRTVQRALGTLAAAGKVQSLGSARARRWTASPLAGIAGFTPPLLLPVRLPID
- a CDS encoding PQQ-binding-like beta-propeller repeat protein yields the protein MKRQTAEIVREYGPFEGSPKVHGVTFDGERVWFAAGDKVTAFDPQTGREERSIGVPGSAGTAFDGRHLYQIAEDRIHKIDPKTGNVLSSIPAPGGGGDSGLAWAEGTLWVGEYRARKIHRVDPETGKVLRTITSDRFVTGVTWVDHDLWHGTWEGDESDIRRIDPETGEVLERLDMPQGTGVSGLESNGADMFYAGGGAAGKVRAIKRRRQNG
- a CDS encoding inorganic phosphate transporter translates to MAVSAPEEFVDSTLESKLKVSKGPGRAGAIGFAVALVGGATYVLAQLVGDLAGVRSSSIVSFVFLGIALLIALGFEFVNGFHDTANAVATVIYTHTLPPHAAVIWSGVWNFIGVLVSSGVVAFGIISLLPVELILQVGSGAGFAMVFALLAAAILWNLGTWYFGLPSSSSHTLIGSIIGVGVANQLMGHRSGTSGVDWGQAKNIGQSLLISPLVGFACAAGLLVLMKVLVKNRRLYEAPEGTKPPPFWIRALLLFTCTGVSFAHGSNDGQKGMGLIMLILIGTVPTAYALNHAIPASHTQDFIAVSHQAVETLQHYAPVDAAVDDARGEVASYIRTRKLGPTTISATQKLVGDISSDMAVFQELAKVPADKTRNFRNDMYLVSEALRLFEKNGQPVITARDRAVLKNYKKHIDDATKFIPTWVKVAVAMALGLGTMVGWKRIVVTVGEKIGKDHLTYAQGASAELVAMATIGAADMFGLPVSTTHVLSSGVAGTMTANKSGLQLSTVRNLLMAWVLTLPISIALSGTLFWAFSHFGGGV
- a CDS encoding GNAT family N-acetyltransferase — protein: MKLEIRPVTPDLWPALEDLFGKSGASNGCWCMYWRIGSLYRQRPREENKKALRQIVKRGPPPGLLAFDGETAVGWCQITSRDDLPWLDRGQFARVDEMPVWAISCFYIRRGYRKRGVTGLLIEAALEAAKAAGAPAVEAYPWDASKSTQSDPFTGFMSTFERFGFREVARRKPARPVMRYDFRLRGRKPSNISDV
- a CDS encoding TetR/AcrR family transcriptional regulator, whose amino-acid sequence is MERTRAALLQAAIEIAEEDGVGAIGLREAARRAGLTHGAPYRHFENREALVAAVAEEGFRELLERTMEAQANAGDDPLARFQALGVAYFTFAFSHPGQFRVMFGVEAAGKAAHTEAIRAAEAAVFAIAVNAIASAQREGKVAAGDPQELAMVAWSSIHGLAVLVLDGLAQWVGLDVSSPETLARRYTSLMFDGLRPRKRKS
- a CDS encoding alpha/beta hydrolase family protein, coding for MIDIAWKLSRKPADDTVINGHIVDRLYARFGRRRAGLFAHGWGDDAVLARLTSAEVFRPSPVKLAITWEGDAGHFESPLAHALPEAVRTARVRRVGSTGSKRRTACVLLAGSREEGFALRESIYGPLTADGIDLVLLENPFYGLRRPPGQDGANLRTVAEHALMNIAIVAEAHALLEALRAEGYERLGIAGYSMGGYMAALTAVFTEAPLAVAALAAGSSPAPVFTRGGLSHSIDFARLGASMLDDAAARKKLFALFDMARITQWPAPVHAESTILLACRRDGYVPASETRALHAHWPKSVLRWVDAGHISALFTERRALRAAVRDAFARLPNDTRSTAT